In Candidatus Defluviilinea proxima, a single genomic region encodes these proteins:
- a CDS encoding YbaB/EbfC family nucleoid-associated protein: MAKGFNKGPQMGQGGMMQQLQRMQKQMEEAQAKLAVETVTATAGGGAIKVVMTGDQKCQSVEISPDFIKDADAEMLQDLVLSAVNMALDQSRELQEKLMGPLAGGLPF; encoded by the coding sequence ATGGCTAAAGGATTCAACAAAGGTCCGCAAATGGGGCAGGGTGGCATGATGCAGCAACTGCAACGCATGCAGAAACAAATGGAAGAAGCACAGGCAAAACTTGCTGTGGAAACTGTCACTGCTACGGCGGGTGGCGGCGCGATCAAAGTCGTGATGACAGGCGACCAGAAATGTCAGTCCGTTGAAATCTCTCCTGATTTCATCAAAGACGCGGACGCCGAAATGTTGCAAGACTTGGTCTTGTCCGCAGTGAATATGGCACTCGACCAGTCGCGTGAACTTCAAGAGAAGTTGATGGGTCCGCTGGCGGGCGGGCTTCCTTTCTAA
- the recR gene encoding recombination protein RecR, whose product MLLPESIQSLINALERLPGIGPKSASRLAFYLLRATDDVSEDLALALAHLKKNTAFCQECFNITEAGRERCEVCESTRRDGSVICVVEEALDVLALERTGGYQGKYHVLQGVLSPIEGIGPDDLKIKQLIVRVANGGVKEVILATNPSMEGDATALYLQNQLKQFGVHVTRLARGLPMGGDLEYADQNTLLRALSGRQDM is encoded by the coding sequence ATGTTATTACCCGAATCCATTCAATCCCTTATCAATGCCCTTGAACGACTTCCAGGCATCGGTCCCAAGTCCGCTTCGCGGCTGGCGTTCTATCTTTTGCGCGCTACAGACGACGTCTCGGAAGATCTGGCCCTTGCTTTGGCGCATCTCAAGAAGAACACGGCCTTTTGTCAGGAATGTTTCAACATCACCGAAGCGGGGCGCGAGCGCTGTGAAGTATGCGAGTCCACGCGGCGGGATGGAAGTGTTATTTGCGTTGTCGAAGAAGCATTGGATGTCCTTGCCTTGGAGCGCACTGGCGGTTATCAGGGAAAGTATCATGTCTTGCAGGGAGTCTTATCTCCTATTGAAGGCATTGGCCCCGATGATTTGAAGATCAAGCAGTTGATCGTGCGTGTTGCGAATGGGGGAGTGAAAGAAGTCATCCTTGCAACCAATCCCAGCATGGAAGGGGATGCGACCGCGTTATATCTCCAAAACCAATTAAAGCAATTCGGCGTACATGTTACACGTCTTGCAAGAGGTTTGCCAATGGGTGGCGATCTGGAATATGCCGATCAAAACACATTGCTGAGAGCGTTATCTGGTAGACAGGATATGTAG